A region of Anticarsia gemmatalis isolate Benzon Research Colony breed Stoneville strain chromosome 10, ilAntGemm2 primary, whole genome shotgun sequence DNA encodes the following proteins:
- the LOC142976216 gene encoding uncharacterized protein LOC142976216 isoform X1: MKALFVILFLITLIATVQSQWRPWPTIRPFWRQPLFGFPWRPLRTTTPRTVSSTTTVASTEDTSNYIMITVQSTSRTTEMSTEASTSTTTTEASVTQDTSASSTIETSGSESPRESRDLSTEVSPRGTSSTIDSTYSESPSSVGSTVTQEPPRGTVDTTFSESPSSVGSTVTQEPPRGTVDTTFSESPSSVGSTVTQEPPPGTVDTTFSESPSSVGSTVTQEPPRGTVDTTFSESPSSVGSTVTQEPPRGTVDTTFSESPSSVGSTVTQEPPRGTVDTTFSESPSSVGSTVTQEPPRGSVDTTFSESPSSVGSTVTQEPPRGTVDTTFSESPSSVGSTVTQEPPRGTVDTTFSESPSSVGSTATQEPPRGTVDTTFSESPSSVGSTVTQEPSRGTVDTTFSESPSSVGSTVTQEPPRGTVDTTFSESPSSVGSTVTQEPPRGTVDTTFSESSSSVGSTVTQEPPRGTVDTTGSDSFSSTVDTTVT; this comes from the exons ATGAAGGCCTtgttt GTAATTTTGTTCCTGATAACACTGATCGCGACGGTTCAAAGCCAATGGCGTCCATGGCCAACAATCCGTCCCTTCTGGCGACAGCCACTTTTCGGATTCCCATGGCGGCCTTTAAGAACGACAACACCTAGGACAGTGAGTAGTACAACTACTGTAGCAAGCACAGAAGACACGTCTAACTACATAATGATAACAGTACAGTCTACAAGCAGAACTACAGAAATGTCTACAGAGGCCTCAACGAGTACTACAACTACAGAAGCAAGTGTAACACAAGATACATCTGCCAGTAGTACTATTGAAACATCGGGAAGTGAATCGCCTCGTGAAAGTAGAGACCTTTCAACAGAAGTGTCGCCTCGGGGTACTTCTAGTACAATAGACTCCACGTACAGTGAATCACCTAGTAGTGTAGGCTCAACGGTAACTCAAGAACCACCTCGAGGTACTGTAGACACTACATTTAGTGAATCACCTAGTAGTGTAGGCTCAACGGTAACTCAAGAACCACCTCGAGGTACTGTAGACACTACATTTAGTGAATCACCTAGTAGTGTAGGCTCAACGGTAACTCAAGAACCACCTCCAGGTACTGTAGACACTACATTTAGTGAATCACCTAGTAGTGTAGGCTCAACGGTAACTCAAGAACCACCTCGAGGTACTGTAGACACTACATTTAGTGAATCACCTAGTAGTGTAGGCTCAACGGTAACTCAAGAACCACCTCGAGGTACTGTAGACACTACATTTAGTGAATCACCTAGTAGTGTAGGCTCAACGGTAACACAAGAACCACCTCGAGGTACTGTAGACACAACATTTAGTGAATCAC CTAGTAGTGTAGGCTCAACGGTAACTCAAGAACCACCTCGAGGTTCTGTAGACACTACATTTAGTGAATCACCTAGTAGTGTAGGCTCAACGGTAACTCAAGAACCACCTCGAGGTACTGTAGACACTACATTTAGTGAATCACCTAGTAGTGTAGGCTCAACGGTAACACAAGAACCACCTCGAGGTACTGTAGACACAACATTTAGTGAATCACCTAGTAGTGTAGGCTCAACGGCAACGCAAGAACCACCTCGAGGTACTGTAGACACTACATTTAGTGAATCACCTAGTAGTGTAGGCTCAACGGTAACGCAAGAACCATCTCGAGGTACTGTAGACACAACATTTAGTGAATCACCTAGTAGTGTAGGCTCAACGGTAACACAAGAACCACCTCGAGGTACTGTAGACACAACATTTAGTGAATCACCTAGTAGTGTAGGCTCAACGGTGACGCAAGAACCACCTCGAGGTACTGTAGACACTACATTCAGTGAATCATCTAGTAGTGTAGGTTCAACGGTAACTCAAGAACCACCTCGAGGTACTGTAGACACAACAGGCAGTGATTCATTTAGTAGCACTGTAGACACGACGGTAACATAA
- the LOC142976216 gene encoding uncharacterized protein LOC142976216 isoform X2, with amino-acid sequence MKALFVILFLITLIATVQSQWRPWPTIRPFWRQPLFGFPWRPLRTTTPRTVSSTTTVASTEDTSNYIMITVQSTSRTTEMSTEASTSTTTTEASVTQDTSASSTIETSGSESPRESRDLSTEVSPRGTSSTIDSTYSESPSSVGSTVTQEPPRGTVDTTFSESPSSVGSTVTQEPPRGTVDTTFSESPSSVGSTVTQEPPPGTVDTTFSESPSSVGSTVTQEPPRGTVDTTFSESPSSVGSTVTQEPPRGTVDTTFSESPSSVGSTVTQEPPRGTVDTTFSESPSSVGSTVTQEPPRGSVDTTFSESPSSVGSTVTQEPPRGTVDTTFSESPSSVGSTVTQEPPRGTVDTTFSESPSSVGSTATQEPPRGTVDTTFSESPSSVGSTVTQEPSRGTVDTTFSESPSSVGSTVTQEPPRGTVDTTFSESPSSVGSTVTQEPPRGTVDTTGSDSFSSTVDTTVT; translated from the exons ATGAAGGCCTtgttt GTAATTTTGTTCCTGATAACACTGATCGCGACGGTTCAAAGCCAATGGCGTCCATGGCCAACAATCCGTCCCTTCTGGCGACAGCCACTTTTCGGATTCCCATGGCGGCCTTTAAGAACGACAACACCTAGGACAGTGAGTAGTACAACTACTGTAGCAAGCACAGAAGACACGTCTAACTACATAATGATAACAGTACAGTCTACAAGCAGAACTACAGAAATGTCTACAGAGGCCTCAACGAGTACTACAACTACAGAAGCAAGTGTAACACAAGATACATCTGCCAGTAGTACTATTGAAACATCGGGAAGTGAATCGCCTCGTGAAAGTAGAGACCTTTCAACAGAAGTGTCGCCTCGGGGTACTTCTAGTACAATAGACTCCACGTACAGTGAATCACCTAGTAGTGTAGGCTCAACGGTAACTCAAGAACCACCTCGAGGTACTGTAGACACTACATTTAGTGAATCACCTAGTAGTGTAGGCTCAACGGTAACTCAAGAACCACCTCGAGGTACTGTAGACACTACATTTAGTGAATCACCTAGTAGTGTAGGCTCAACGGTAACTCAAGAACCACCTCCAGGTACTGTAGACACTACATTTAGTGAATCACCTAGTAGTGTAGGCTCAACGGTAACTCAAGAACCACCTCGAGGTACTGTAGACACTACATTTAGTGAATCACCTAGTAGTGTAGGCTCAACGGTAACTCAAGAACCACCTCGAGGTACTGTAGACACTACATTTAGTGAATCACCTAGTAGTGTAGGCTCAACGGTAACACAAGAACCACCTCGAGGTACTGTAGACACAACATTTAGTGAATCAC CTAGTAGTGTAGGCTCAACGGTAACTCAAGAACCACCTCGAGGTTCTGTAGACACTACATTTAGTGAATCACCTAGTAGTGTAGGCTCAACGGTAACTCAAGAACCACCTCGAGGTACTGTAGACACTACATTTAGTGAATCACCTAGTAGTGTAGGCTCAACGGTAACACAAGAACCACCTCGAGGTACTGTAGACACAACATTTAGTGAATCACCTAGTAGTGTAGGCTCAACGGCAACGCAAGAACCACCTCGAGGTACTGTAGACACTACATTTAGTGAATCACCTAGTAGTGTAGGCTCAACGGTAACGCAAGAACCATCTCGAGGTACTGTAGACACAACATTTAGTGAATCACCTAGTAGTGTAGGCTCAACGGTAACACAAGAACCACCTCGAGGTACTGTAGACACAACATTTAGTGAATCACCTAGTAGTGTAGGCTCAACGGTGACGCAAGAACCAC CTCGAGGTACTGTAGACACAACAGGCAGTGATTCATTTAGTAGCACTGTAGACACGACGGTAACATAA
- the LOC142976216 gene encoding uncharacterized protein LOC142976216 isoform X3 — protein MKALFVILFLITLIATVQSQWRPWPTIRPFWRQPLFGFPWRPLRTTTPRTVSSTTTVASTEDTSNYIMITVQSTSRTTEMSTEASTSTTTTEASVTQDTSASSTIETSGSESPRESRDLSTEVSPRGTSSTIDSTYSESPSSVGSTVTQEPPRGTVDTTFSESPSSVGSTVTQEPPRGTVDTTFSESPSSVGSTVTQEPPPGTVDTTFSESPSSVGSTVTQEPPRGTVDTTFSESPSSVGSTVTQEPPRGTVDTTFSESPSSVGSTVTQEPPRGTVDTTFSESPSSVGSTVTQEPPRGSVDTTFSESPSSVGSTVTQEPPRGTVDTTFSESPSSVGSTVTQEPPRGTVDTTFSESPSSVGSTATQEPPRGTVDTTFSESPSSVGSTVTQEPSRGTVDTTFSESPSSVGSTVTQEPPRGTVDTTGSDSFSSTVDTTVT, from the exons ATGAAGGCCTtgttt GTAATTTTGTTCCTGATAACACTGATCGCGACGGTTCAAAGCCAATGGCGTCCATGGCCAACAATCCGTCCCTTCTGGCGACAGCCACTTTTCGGATTCCCATGGCGGCCTTTAAGAACGACAACACCTAGGACAGTGAGTAGTACAACTACTGTAGCAAGCACAGAAGACACGTCTAACTACATAATGATAACAGTACAGTCTACAAGCAGAACTACAGAAATGTCTACAGAGGCCTCAACGAGTACTACAACTACAGAAGCAAGTGTAACACAAGATACATCTGCCAGTAGTACTATTGAAACATCGGGAAGTGAATCGCCTCGTGAAAGTAGAGACCTTTCAACAGAAGTGTCGCCTCGGGGTACTTCTAGTACAATAGACTCCACGTACAGTGAATCACCTAGTAGTGTAGGCTCAACGGTAACTCAAGAACCACCTCGAGGTACTGTAGACACTACATTTAGTGAATCACCTAGTAGTGTAGGCTCAACGGTAACTCAAGAACCACCTCGAGGTACTGTAGACACTACATTTAGTGAATCACCTAGTAGTGTAGGCTCAACGGTAACTCAAGAACCACCTCCAGGTACTGTAGACACTACATTTAGTGAATCACCTAGTAGTGTAGGCTCAACGGTAACTCAAGAACCACCTCGAGGTACTGTAGACACTACATTTAGTGAATCACCTAGTAGTGTAGGCTCAACGGTAACTCAAGAACCACCTCGAGGTACTGTAGACACTACATTTAGTGAATCACCTAGTAGTGTAGGCTCAACGGTAACACAAGAACCACCTCGAGGTACTGTAGACACAACATTTAGTGAATCAC CTAGTAGTGTAGGCTCAACGGTAACTCAAGAACCACCTCGAGGTTCTGTAGACACTACATTTAGTGAATCACCTAGTAGTGTAGGCTCAACGGTAACTCAAGAACCACCTCGAGGTACTGTAGACACTACATTTAGTGAATCACCTAGTAGTGTAGGCTCAACGGTAACACAAGAACCACCTCGAGGTACTGTAGACACAACATTTAGTGAATCACCTAGTAGTGTAGGCTCAACGGCAACGCAAGAACCACCTCGAGGTACTGTAGACACTACATTTAGTGAATCACCTAGTAGTGTAGGCTCAACGGTAACGCAAGAACCATCTCGAGGTACTGTAGACACAACATTTAGTGAATCACCTAGTAGTGTAGGCTCAACGGTAACACAAGAACCAC CTCGAGGTACTGTAGACACAACAGGCAGTGATTCATTTAGTAGCACTGTAGACACGACGGTAACATAA